The Guyparkeria halophila DNA window CAAGCTGGTAAATCGGGTAATTATCGCACGCTAATGGATGCGAAAAAACACGGCATGACCGCGGATTTACCCCCATTGCGACCGACCGTCCCAAAAGAAAGACCCCCGGGGGTGCCGGGGGGTCCGTCTGATGGCATTCACTGATTGGTTGGACCGTCAGGCGAGCAGACGGTTCAACCGGCTGACAAAGTCGGCCGAGTCGCCCAGCTTGCCGCCCTCGGCCAGCATCGCCTGGCCGTAGAGCACATGGGCGATGTCGGCGAAGCGCGCCTCGTCGGCCTCACCCTCGGCCTGCTTGAGCAGACGGTGATCCGGGTTGATCTCGAGGATCGGCTTGCTCTCGGGCATCGCCTGACCGGCCTGCTCGAGGATGCGCTGCAGGTGCAGGCTGACATCGCCCTCGTCGGTCACGAGGCAGGCCGGGGATTCGACCAGGCGCCGCGAACGACGCACGTCCTTGACCTCCTCGCCCAGGGTGTCCTTGAGACGCTTGATCAGCGCCTCGTGCTCCTGCTTCTCTTCCTCGGACTCGTCCTCTTCCTCCTCGTCGACGTCGATCTTGGCCTTGGTGACCGACTTGAGCGTCTTGCCCTCGAATTCGGTCAGGTGGGCCATGACCCACTCGTCGACGCGATCGGAGAGCAGCAGCACCTCGATGCCCTTCTTGCGAAAGATCTCCAGGTGCGGCGAGGCGAGCGCCGCCTGGTAGGAGTCGGCGATGATGTAGTAGATCTCGTCCTGGCCCTCGGGCATCCGCTCGATGTAGTCGGCCAAGGAGACCGTCTCCTCGTCGCCCTCTCCTTTCGTGGAGGCGAAACGCAGCAGGCCGGCAATCTTCTCCTTGTTGGCAGCATCCTCGCCGACGCCCTCTTTCAGCACGCGGCCGAAGGTCTGCCAGAACTCGGCATACTTCTCGGCCTCGTTTTTGGCCATCTTCTCCAGCAGCGAGAGCACGCGCTTGACCGACCCTGAACGGATGGTGTCGAGCACGCGATTGGACTGCAGGATCTCGCGCGAGACGTTCAGCGGCAGGTCGGCCGAGTCGATCACGCCGCGAACGAAGCGCAGGTAGCGCGGCATCAGCTTGTCGGCGTCGTCCATGATGAACACGCGCTTGACGTACAGCTTCACACCATGGCTCTGCTCGGGCTCGAACAGGTCGAACGGCGCGCGCTTGGGGACATAGAGCAGCGAGGTGTATTCGACCTTGCCCTCGACCTGGTTGTGCGCCCAGGTCAGCGGCGGCTCCCAGTCGTGCGAGACGTGCTTGTAGAACTCGGTGTACTCCTCGTCCGTGATCTCGCTCTTGGGGCGGGTCCACAGTGCGTTGGCATCATTCACCGTCTCCCAGCGACCCGGGATCTCGGTCTCGTTGCCCTCATCGTCCTTCTCGGTCTTGGGCGCCACCCACATCTGGACGGGGAAGTTGATGTGGTCGGAGTACTTGCGGATCACCGAGCGCAGACGGAAGTCGTCGGCGAATTCCTGCTGGTCCTCGCGCAGATGCAAGACGATGCGGGTGCCGCGCTCGGGCTTGTCGACCGTCTCGATGGTGTACTCACCCTCGCCGCTGGAGGTCCAGCGCACGCCGTGCTCGGCGCCGACGCCCGCGCGGCGGGTGGTCAGCTCGACGTGGTCGGCGACGATGAAGGCCGAGTAGAAGCCCACGCCGAACTGGCCGATCTGCTGGAGATCCTGCTTCTTGCCGGCCTCGAGCTGCTCGAGGAACGCCTTGGTGCCCGAGTGGGCAATGGTGCCGATGTGCTCGACCACCTCCTCGTGGTTCATGCCGATGCCGTTGTCGTCGATCGTGACGGTCTTGGCCTCGCTGTCGAAGGTCACCCGAACGCGCAGGTCCTTGTCGTCTTCGTAGAGGCCATCGTCGGCAAGGGCCTCGAAACGCAGCTTGTCGCAGGCATCCGATGCATTCGAGATCAGCTCGCGGAGGAACACCTCCGGGTTGGAGTACAGCGAATGGATCATCAGGCGAAGCAGCTGCTTCACCTCGGTCTGGAAGGCATGCGTCTGGGCTTGACTCATGGAAGCGGGTCTCCGTCTTGTCACTCGGATTGGGTTCGGTACGACAGCGGCCGGCAAGGGGCCGGGCGCCATCAACGCCGTGGAGATAGGGACATCGGGCGGGATTTCAAGTCCCAGGGGAAAGCCGCCCGACGCATGCGGATCAGAAGGTAATCCGCATCGGCAGGCCGCAGGCATCCAGCGGTGGCTCGGATGGCAGACACACGCCGTTGCCGCTCGCCCAGCGATGCGCGCTCCAGAGCACGGCAAAGGCATCGAGCATGTCGTCCTCCTTGACCCGGGTACCGGCCAGCTGGGCCACCGCGGACTCGACCGCCGCCATGCCGAACGCATCGGCCACCAGATCACGCCGGCGATAGATGCCGTCGATACGGTGCTTGGAGGCGGGCAAAGGGACACCCTCGTTCATGGCGAGAAACGAAAGCTCGGGATGCACCTCGACCAGCCGCTCGCGCCAGACCTCCTGTTCGCCCAGGAACGCATCGACCTCGCGCACCCGGGGAAATAGATTCCAGGCCTGCACGGAGATCCCCCGACCGCTGACGCGCCGGGAGAGGTCGGATGCCTCGGCATGAGTCGCCGCGGCCAACGCGGGACGCAACGGTGCCGGAAACACCGACGCCCGCCTTGCACCCAACCGGTCGCGCGCCGTCAGGTCGCAATCGCGGGGCTCCCCCTCGGACAGGCCGATGGGCATATCGATGCTCGCGAGCCGAATGTCACCGAAAGAGGCCAGCACGCCCTCGAGGTCCGGAGCCACCATCGCCCGCACCTCGTCAGCCACACCGGGGTGTTCCGGCTGGGCTACCGCCACCCAGCCACCCAGCCACCCGGGCAGCCGTCGATGCCGACGATCCAGTGCGCGCTCATGGCATTTCTCCCCGGCGCTTCCCGTTTTTGCACCATCCCACAAAAAGCGAAACCCCCGTCACCGAAGGTGCGGGGGTTCGTTTCGTCGACCGGGGCCGAATCAGCCCAGACGCTCGCGGATGCGGGCGGCCTTGCCGGTACGACCACGGAGGTAGTACAGCTTGGCACGACGAACGTCACCGCGACGCTTGACGTTGATCGCGGCGATCTGCGGGCTGTAGGTCTGGAAGACGCGCTCCAGGCCCTCGCCGTAGGAGATCTTGCGCAGGGTGAACGACGAGTTCAGGCCGCGGTTGCGCATGGCAATCACGACACCCTCGAACGCCTGCAGACGCTCGCGGTCACCTTCCTTTACCCGTACGTCGACGGAAACCGTGTCGCCGGGGCCGAATTCCGGCACCTCGCGGGTCATTTGCTCGGCTTCGATTTTCTGGATGATCTCGCTCATTTTCCGCCACCTGTTATCAATCGCGTGTCTGTTGGCTGCCCGGGGTTGTCATTGCTGCCCGCGAGCCAGTGTCTTTCCAGTGCCGCCCGTTCGTTGTCGGTCGGCCCGTGTTGCAAAAATAGGTCCGGTCGTCGCCGGGCCGTGGTCATCAGCGCCTGCTCCGATCGCCACTCGGCGATCCGCCGATGGTCGCCGCTGGAGAGCACCGCGGGCACCCCGCGTCCTTCCCACTCCGGCGGCCGCGTGTAGTGCGGGTGGTCCAGCCGGTCGGCCTCGAAGGAGTCTTCGACCACCGACTGGGCGTCCCCGACCACGTCGGGCAGGCGCCTGGCAATCGCGTCCACGACCACCATCGCCGCCAGCTCGCCACCCGAGAGCACCAGGTCGCCGAGGGAATACTCGACGTCCACCCGGGAGTCGAGCAGGCGCTGATCAAAGCCCTCGTAACGACCGCAGACAAGCACCAGCGGCTGTTCACGCTCGGCCCAATCGGCAATCACGTGCCTGTCGAGCCTTTGACCCTGCGGCGAGAGGGCCACGACCAGCGGTCGCGTCCCCCCGTCCTCGTCGACGGCAGCGTCGATCGCGCCGCTGATCGGCCCGGGCTGCAACAGCATCCCCGGCCCGCCCCCGAAGGGACGGTCGTCGACCCGACGATTGCGGTCCGCCGACCAGTCGCGCGGATTGTAGCCCGCCACGGTCAGGCGCCCTTTCTCGATCGCGGCGCGGACCATGCCGCAGCGGTTCCCCGCGCTCACCAGTTCGGGGAACAGGGTCACCACCGAAATCTGCATCAGAAATCGGGGTCCCAGTCGACCTCGATTCGACGGGCATCGAGATCGACACCCCGGATGACCTCGTCAGGAAGGAAGGGAATCAAGCGTTCCCGATCTCCCTGCACGACCAGCACGTCATTCGCCCCGGTCTCCATGATGTCTCGCACCTCGCCCAGCACCTGGCCGGAGAGATGCACCACCTCGCAACCCATCAGGTCACGCCAGTAGTATTCGTTCGGGCCGGCCGGCGGCAGCGCGTCGCGCCCCACCAGCATCTCGGCCCGGGCCAGCGATTCGATTGCCGTACGGTCGTCGACCCCGGCCAGCTTGATGGTCACTCCCTTGGGATGGACCGTCAGCTTCTCGATCTGCGCCGGGCGCGTTTCGCCGCGCTCGGTGCGCAGGTAGACGTCACGGTAACGCTGGATGTTCTCGATCGGCCGAGTGAACACCTGCAGCCATATCCAGCCCTTGATCCCGTAGGGACGACCCAGCTGGGCAATGACGACCGGATCGACCGGCCCCGTCGACGCCGTCACCGCTTACTCGGCGGCGGCCGTCGCCTGCTTCTTGCTCTGGCGAACCAGGGAAGCGACGCGCTCGCTGGTCTGGGCACCACGCTCCTGCCAGAAGGCCAGGCGATCGAGGTCCAGGCGCAGGCGCTCTTCCTGACCACGGGCTACCGGGTTGAAGAACCCGAGACGCTCGACGTACGAGCCGCTGTCACGCGCGTTGCGCTTGTCGGTGACGACGACGTGGTAGAAGGGCTTCTTTTTGGCACCAGTACGAGCCAGACGAATCTTGACCATAACGCTTAACGATTCCTGTTGGAGTAGTGACTGCCAGACTGCGTCGACAACGACGCCGACCATGCATTTGGTCGATCTCGCAGCCTCGGCAATTCACCGAGGGAAATTCAAGTGGCGCGATTTTACGGATTTTTACGCAGAAATAAAGACCTGCGACCCACCGATTTTAGGGTGGGCACCTCGAATCGCGATGGGGCGGACGTGATTAGGCGTCGTAGGGATCCCGCAGGACGATGGTTTCCTCGCGGTCCGGGCCGGTCGAAATCAGGTCGACCGGCGTGCCGGTCAACTCCTCGATACGACGGATGTAGGCCCGCGCCTCTTCCGGCAGGCCATCGACATCCTTCACGCCGACAGTGGTTTGCTGCCAACCGGGCATCGACTCGTAAATGGGCACGCAGCGCGAGTAGGTGTCGGCCGAGAACGGCGCACTCTCGATGCGTTGGCCGTCGATCTCGTAGCCGATGCAGATCCGCACCTCTTCCATGCCGTCGAGCACGTCGAGCTTGGTCAGACACAGGCCCGACAGGCTGTTGATCTGGACCGCGCGACGCAGGGCGACGGCATCGAACCAGCCGCAGCGACGCGCCCGGCCGGTGGTCGAGCCGAATTCGTGACCACGCTCGGCCAGCCGCTCGCCGATGGCATCCTCCAGCTCGGTCGGAAACGGCCCGCCACCCACGCGCGTGGTGTAGGCCTTGGTGATACCCAACACGTAGTCGAGCTCCAGCGGCCCCACGCCGCTACCGGTGGAGGCCCCGCCGGCCGTGGTGTTGGACGAGGTCACGTACGGGTAGGTGCCGTGATCGATGTCCAGCAGCGTGCCCTGGGCCCCCTCGAACATCAGGTTGCGGCCCTCGGCACGCATTCTCGCGAGCGTGCCCGGCACATCACCCACCATCGGCGCCAGGATCTCGGCCTGGGCCAGCAGCCGATCGAGCGTCTGCTGGAAGTCGATCGGCTCGGCGCCGAAGTACTGGCGCAACACGAAGTTGTGATAGTCGAGCACCTCGCCGAGCTTCGCGGCCAGGCGCTCGCGGTGGAAGATGTCCTCCAGCCGGATGCCGCGACGGGCAACCTTGTCCTCGTACGCCGGACCGATACCGCGGCCGGTGGTACCGATCTTCTGCTCGCCGCGGGCATGCTCGCGCGCCTTATCCAGGGCGACGTGATGCGGCAGGATCAGCGGGCAGGCCTCCGAGAGCATCAGGCGATCGGAGGCCGGCACGCCGCGCGACTCGAGCTGCTCGATCTCCTCGATCAACGCATCCGGGGCGAGCACCACGCCATTGCCGATCAGGCACTTGACGCCTTCGCGCAGGATGCCCGAGGGGATCAGGTGCAGGACGGTCTTCTCGCCGTCGATCACCAGCGTGTGACCGGCGTTATGCCCGCCCTGGAAGCGCACGACGGCGCCAACGTTTTCCGTCAGCAGGTCGACGACCTTGCCCTTGCCCTCGTCGCCCCACTGGGACCCGAGGACGACCACACTCTTACCCATGGTCCAATTCACCCGTTAGCTGCCAAGTTTGTGTCTGTCCGTCACCGACGGCGGCCAGTCGTGGCGCACCCTCGGGAATCGATTTCGTCGTGATCACGCGATAGCCCTGCTCACGCAGCTCGCCCACGGCCCGGTCGAGGGCCATGTCGTTGAGTCGTGCCGGCGCGTAGACCACTTGCCGCGCGGGCGCCTCGTCATCACTCTGACCCAGGAGGTCACGCAGATCGAGGGAGAACCCCAGCGCCGGGCGCGATCGCCCGAACACCCGGCCGATGTCGTCGTAGCGACCGCCGCGGGCGATCTCTCGCCCCATGCGCGGCGAGTAGGCCGCGTAGACCAGTCCGGTCTGGTAGTGATAGCCATGCAGTTCGGAAAGGTCGACCAGCACCTCGCCGGCGACCCGCGCCTCAATGGCCTCGGCCACCGTCGCCAGCCGCTCGAGCGCTGCCTGCCCCTCGGCATCCAGCAAGCCATTCAAGCGCTGCTTGGCCTGATCGATCGTCGCCTGCCAAGGACCGTGCAGGTCGCACAACGCCTCGATTGCCTCGGCCAGCGCCGCGTCGAGCGACCAGTCGACCAACGTCTGGCGGATTTCGGGAATCGCCTTGCGGGTAAGCGCGTCACGCAGCTGATCCTCGCGCCCCCCGTCGAGTCCAGCGGCGCGCACCAGCGCCCGGAAGACCCCCACGTGACCCAGGTCGAGCGTGATTGCCTCGCAACCACCCACCGCCAGCGCCTCGGTCATCAGCGAGATGACCTCGACGTCCGCCTCCGGCCCGTCGCTACCGAACAGCTCGGCGCCCACCTGCATCGGCGCTCGCGAACCACCCAGCCCGTCGGTCTTGGCCCGAATCACGGTGCCGATGTAACACAGCCGGCGTTCGTCGACCGACGGCAGGCTGTGGGCATCCATGCGCGCGACCTGCGGCGTCATGTCGGCACGCACGCCCAACTGGCGCCCCGAGAGGCCATCGGTGACCTTGAGGGTCTCGAGATCGAGATCCTCGCCGGTACCGACCAGCAGGGTGTCGATGAATTCCACCATCGGGGGCACTACCAGCTCGTACCCCCAACGATCGAAGGTTTCGAGCATCCGGGTGCGGACGCGCTCAATGCGGCATGCCTGCAGCGGCAGGACCTCGTCGATGCCGGCCGGCAGAATCCAGGGGGACTGATTGCTCATGTTGTTGCAGGTATACGCGTGTGTCGTGAACGAAAGGCCGAGGCGGGCACGGCACGGGGCAAAACCCGCGTATTGTAAACGCCGCACACAAAAAACCCCAGCCCGGGCTGGGGTTCTTGATTCGAGATGGTTTCGGCAACGCGCCCCGGGCGCTAGCCCCAGACCCAGAACGCCAACCCGATCAGCAGCATCACCAGCGCGATCCCGCGCATGCGTGAGTCCGGCGTCAGGGCGATCTGCGCGACCGCCTGGCGATAGGTGCGCGGGCTGATGAACGGCAGCAGCGCCTCGATGATCAGCACCAGGCCGAGCACCCGCAGCAGGTCGTCCATCATGCCGGACGACCCCTATCGTGCCGGCAGCGCGTCGCCACCTGCCGAGGCGGCTGACGATCCGCCCTTGCCATCCGGTGATTGGCCATCCGGTGACTGGAAGTAGCGGAAGAACGGGCTGTCCGGGCTGAGCACGAAGGTGTCGCTACCGTTGGCAAAGGCCTTCTGGTAGGCCTGAATGCTGCGATAGAAGGCGAAGAACTCCTCGTCCTGACCGAAGGATTCGGCATAGAGTTTCGCCGCCCGGGCATCACCCTCACCGCGGATCTCGTCGGCCTCGCGCTCCGCCTCGGAGACGATCACGACGCGCTGGCGATCGGCATCCGACGAGATGCGCTTGGCCTGCTCCTCACCTCGCGAACGGATCGCCTTGGCAACCGTCGAGCGCTCCTTCTCCATGCGCGAATACACCGACTCGCGCACTTCCTGCGGCAGCTCGATGCGCATGATGCGCACGTCGACGATCTCCAGACCCAGCCCCGAGATGTCCTCGTTGGTGGTCTCGATGACGTTGCGCATGAACAGGTCGCGATCCCCGGAAACCACCTCGGCGATGGTCCGACTCGAGATCTGACTCTTCATGCTGTCTTTCACGATCTGGTTCAGGCGGCTCTCGGCCACGGCCTCGCGGCCGCGGGTCGCCCGGTAGAAGTCCGCCGGATTCGTGATGCGCCACTTGATGTAGTAGTCGACGATCAGGTTCTTCTTCTCGCTGGTCAGAAACCGCTCCGGCGGCGTGGACAACGAGAGGATGCGCGTATCGAACAGGCGCACGGAGTTCACGAACGGCAGCTTGAAGTGCAGGCCAGGCTCGAAGTCGGTCTCGATGATCTCACCCAGACGGAACTTCACGCCCTCCTGGTATTCGGCCACCTGGAAGGTCGCGGTCGCGTAGAGAAACACGACCACGACGATGATCGGCAGCAGCAGGCGCGTCACCCAGTTCATTCGGACCCCCTGGTACGCAGACCGGAACGGTTGTTGTTGGAGCCGCCCGAATTGCCTTCGAACGATGTGCTGGTCGACAGCGACGGTACTGCCAGCGGCGCACCGCTGCGCAGGTCGGCATCCTGCATGACGTTGCCCTTGGTGCCCGACGGGAGGTTCAGGATGTTGTTGGCATTGTCCGGATCGACCAGGATCTTGTTGCCCTTGGCGTAGATCTCGCCGAGCGTGTCGATGTAGATCCGCTCGCGGATGATCGACGGGGCAAGCTTGTAGGAGGCGAGCAATGCATCGAAACGCGCGACCTCACCCTGAGCCTGGTTGATCACACGGGACTGGTAGCCCTTGGCCTGCTCGAGGATCTGGGCGGCGTCACCACGGGCACGCGGCACCACCTGGTTGGCGTAGGCCAGCGCCTCGTTGATGTAGCGCTGCTCATCCTCTCGGGCCCGGATGGCATCCTCGAAGGCCGGCTGGACCGGCTCCGGCGGCTGGACGTCCTGCAGGTTGACCGAGCGCACGTTCAGGCCGGTCTTGTAGGACTCAAGCAACTCCTGCATCCGGGAACGGACCGCGTCGACAATCTCGACACGGCCGTCGGTCAGGACGTAGTCCATGCGGCTCGAGCCGATGACCTCGCGGATCGCGCTCTGCATGACGTCCTGCAGCGTGCCGTTGGGATCACGGACGTTGAACAGGAACTCGACCGGATCGCGAACGGTGAACTGGCTGGAGAGGTCGACGTCGACGATGTTCTCGTCGTTGGTCAGCACGGTCATGCTCAGTTCACGATCACGGTATTCATCGACGTTGACCGTGATCACGTCCGAAATCGGATACGGCGGATGCCAGTGCGGGCCGGGACCGGCGGTACTGGTGTACTTGCCGAAGGTCAGCACGACGCCGCGCTGGCCTTCGTCAACGATGTAGATACCGGAAATCAGCCAACCGATCAGCACGATGCCGATGATCGCCAGGATCCCCTTCGACCCGCCGGCGTTACCCATGCCGCCGCCACCGCCGAAGCGGTCCTTCAGGCGTCCGAGGGCATCGTCGATGTTGGGCGGCTTTCCGCCCCGGCCGCGCGGATTCGACCAGGGATCTTTACCGCCACCCGGCTCGTTCCAGGCCATGGGCTTCTCCAGTGATTGCCGCCGGAGAATCCGGCGGACATGGGTATTCGTTTCGTTCGGGACATCCATTCCGCCCGACGGGCGGAAAGCAGCGCCAAAGTGTAGTGGCCGTGGCCGGACGTGGCAACCGCCGCCGCGCCTGCGGCCAGGTCAGTGACGAGGGTCGCGCGCGGCGAGGATCTCTTCGAAGGGCTCGGGCGGGGTCGGCTCTGGACCGTCAACCACCATGTCGGCCAGCGTCGGCTCCTTTTTCAGCAACTGCCCCCAGCGAGCCACCGGCAGGTTGATCTGCAGGTGCCAGCCGCTTTCGTCGACCTCTTCTTCCAGCACGGCACCCTCACCCTGCAGCTGGGCGTATAGCCGCCCATCGGCCATGGGGATGAACAGGCGACGCGTGACGCTGCTGGGTTCGAGCCGTTCGGCAAGCGCCTCGCGCAGCTCGTCCAGGCCGCGGCCATCCTTCGCCGACACCCAGACGCGGGCGGGCAAGTCGCTGGCATCGCGGTCGATGCGTACCGCGCCGTCCTCGAGCTGGTCGATCTTGTTCATGACGGTCAGCCGCGGCATTTTCCCCGCACCAATCTCCTCGAGCACCACCTCGACA harbors:
- the hflK gene encoding FtsH protease activity modulator HflK; this translates as MAWNEPGGGKDPWSNPRGRGGKPPNIDDALGRLKDRFGGGGGMGNAGGSKGILAIIGIVLIGWLISGIYIVDEGQRGVVLTFGKYTSTAGPGPHWHPPYPISDVITVNVDEYRDRELSMTVLTNDENIVDVDLSSQFTVRDPVEFLFNVRDPNGTLQDVMQSAIREVIGSSRMDYVLTDGRVEIVDAVRSRMQELLESYKTGLNVRSVNLQDVQPPEPVQPAFEDAIRAREDEQRYINEALAYANQVVPRARGDAAQILEQAKGYQSRVINQAQGEVARFDALLASYKLAPSIIRERIYIDTLGEIYAKGNKILVDPDNANNILNLPSGTKGNVMQDADLRSGAPLAVPSLSTSTSFEGNSGGSNNNRSGLRTRGSE
- the rplS gene encoding 50S ribosomal protein L19 encodes the protein MSEIIQKIEAEQMTREVPEFGPGDTVSVDVRVKEGDRERLQAFEGVVIAMRNRGLNSSFTLRKISYGEGLERVFQTYSPQIAAINVKRRGDVRRAKLYYLRGRTGKAARIRERLG
- the hflC gene encoding protease modulator HflC, with translation MNWVTRLLLPIIVVVVFLYATATFQVAEYQEGVKFRLGEIIETDFEPGLHFKLPFVNSVRLFDTRILSLSTPPERFLTSEKKNLIVDYYIKWRITNPADFYRATRGREAVAESRLNQIVKDSMKSQISSRTIAEVVSGDRDLFMRNVIETTNEDISGLGLEIVDVRIMRIELPQEVRESVYSRMEKERSTVAKAIRSRGEEQAKRISSDADRQRVVIVSEAEREADEIRGEGDARAAKLYAESFGQDEEFFAFYRSIQAYQKAFANGSDTFVLSPDSPFFRYFQSPDGQSPDGKGGSSAASAGGDALPAR
- a CDS encoding DUF429 domain-containing protein, producing MAVAQPEHPGVADEVRAMVAPDLEGVLASFGDIRLASIDMPIGLSEGEPRDCDLTARDRLGARRASVFPAPLRPALAAATHAEASDLSRRVSGRGISVQAWNLFPRVREVDAFLGEQEVWRERLVEVHPELSFLAMNEGVPLPASKHRIDGIYRRRDLVADAFGMAAVESAVAQLAGTRVKEDDMLDAFAVLWSAHRWASGNGVCLPSEPPLDACGLPMRITF
- the rimM gene encoding ribosome maturation factor RimM (Essential for efficient processing of 16S rRNA) → MTASTGPVDPVVIAQLGRPYGIKGWIWLQVFTRPIENIQRYRDVYLRTERGETRPAQIEKLTVHPKGVTIKLAGVDDRTAIESLARAEMLVGRDALPPAGPNEYYWRDLMGCEVVHLSGQVLGEVRDIMETGANDVLVVQGDRERLIPFLPDEVIRGVDLDARRIEVDWDPDF
- a CDS encoding ATP phosphoribosyltransferase regulatory subunit — encoded protein: MSNQSPWILPAGIDEVLPLQACRIERVRTRMLETFDRWGYELVVPPMVEFIDTLLVGTGEDLDLETLKVTDGLSGRQLGVRADMTPQVARMDAHSLPSVDERRLCYIGTVIRAKTDGLGGSRAPMQVGAELFGSDGPEADVEVISLMTEALAVGGCEAITLDLGHVGVFRALVRAAGLDGGREDQLRDALTRKAIPEIRQTLVDWSLDAALAEAIEALCDLHGPWQATIDQAKQRLNGLLDAEGQAALERLATVAEAIEARVAGEVLVDLSELHGYHYQTGLVYAAYSPRMGREIARGGRYDDIGRVFGRSRPALGFSLDLRDLLGQSDDEAPARQVVYAPARLNDMALDRAVGELREQGYRVITTKSIPEGAPRLAAVGDGQTQTWQLTGELDHG
- the trmD gene encoding tRNA (guanosine(37)-N1)-methyltransferase TrmD, translated to MQISVVTLFPELVSAGNRCGMVRAAIEKGRLTVAGYNPRDWSADRNRRVDDRPFGGGPGMLLQPGPISGAIDAAVDEDGGTRPLVVALSPQGQRLDRHVIADWAEREQPLVLVCGRYEGFDQRLLDSRVDVEYSLGDLVLSGGELAAMVVVDAIARRLPDVVGDAQSVVEDSFEADRLDHPHYTRPPEWEGRGVPAVLSSGDHRRIAEWRSEQALMTTARRRPDLFLQHGPTDNERAALERHWLAGSNDNPGQPTDTRLITGGGK
- the htpG gene encoding molecular chaperone HtpG — its product is MSQAQTHAFQTEVKQLLRLMIHSLYSNPEVFLRELISNASDACDKLRFEALADDGLYEDDKDLRVRVTFDSEAKTVTIDDNGIGMNHEEVVEHIGTIAHSGTKAFLEQLEAGKKQDLQQIGQFGVGFYSAFIVADHVELTTRRAGVGAEHGVRWTSSGEGEYTIETVDKPERGTRIVLHLREDQQEFADDFRLRSVIRKYSDHINFPVQMWVAPKTEKDDEGNETEIPGRWETVNDANALWTRPKSEITDEEYTEFYKHVSHDWEPPLTWAHNQVEGKVEYTSLLYVPKRAPFDLFEPEQSHGVKLYVKRVFIMDDADKLMPRYLRFVRGVIDSADLPLNVSREILQSNRVLDTIRSGSVKRVLSLLEKMAKNEAEKYAEFWQTFGRVLKEGVGEDAANKEKIAGLLRFASTKGEGDEETVSLADYIERMPEGQDEIYYIIADSYQAALASPHLEIFRKKGIEVLLLSDRVDEWVMAHLTEFEGKTLKSVTKAKIDVDEEEEDESEEEKQEHEALIKRLKDTLGEEVKDVRRSRRLVESPACLVTDEGDVSLHLQRILEQAGQAMPESKPILEINPDHRLLKQAEGEADEARFADIAHVLYGQAMLAEGGKLGDSADFVSRLNRLLA
- the rpsP gene encoding 30S ribosomal protein S16, with the translated sequence MVKIRLARTGAKKKPFYHVVVTDKRNARDSGSYVERLGFFNPVARGQEERLRLDLDRLAFWQERGAQTSERVASLVRQSKKQATAAAE
- a CDS encoding adenylosuccinate synthase yields the protein MGKSVVVLGSQWGDEGKGKVVDLLTENVGAVVRFQGGHNAGHTLVIDGEKTVLHLIPSGILREGVKCLIGNGVVLAPDALIEEIEQLESRGVPASDRLMLSEACPLILPHHVALDKAREHARGEQKIGTTGRGIGPAYEDKVARRGIRLEDIFHRERLAAKLGEVLDYHNFVLRQYFGAEPIDFQQTLDRLLAQAEILAPMVGDVPGTLARMRAEGRNLMFEGAQGTLLDIDHGTYPYVTSSNTTAGGASTGSGVGPLELDYVLGITKAYTTRVGGGPFPTELEDAIGERLAERGHEFGSTTGRARRCGWFDAVALRRAVQINSLSGLCLTKLDVLDGMEEVRICIGYEIDGQRIESAPFSADTYSRCVPIYESMPGWQQTTVGVKDVDGLPEEARAYIRRIEELTGTPVDLISTGPDREETIVLRDPYDA
- a CDS encoding DUF2065 domain-containing protein; protein product: MMDDLLRVLGLVLIIEALLPFISPRTYRQAVAQIALTPDSRMRGIALVMLLIGLAFWVWG